In a single window of the Flavobacterium sp. W4I14 genome:
- a CDS encoding alpha-L-rhamnosidase (product_source=KO:K05989; cath_funfam=2.60.40.10; cleavage_site_network=SignalP-TM; ko=KO:K05989; pfam=PF05592,PF08531,PF17389,PF17390; superfamily=48208,49265; transmembrane_helix_parts=Inside_1_6,TMhelix_7_26,Outside_27_882), with translation MNRNSRTSGAISTLALLFLFTTNVLAQKISVKDLTVEHLVNPFSIDNSKPRFSWKIVSDLKNTKQRNYEIRLGTTANIDKVLWKAAVNNDQSVLTAYNGPGLSSKTKYYWQVRVKDNHGNTSAWSPVQFFQTGLKPEDWSAKWISVAGKDTSLASPLFRKEFNLKKEVKSAMAYITAKGLYEANINGGRVSDAYFAPGWTSYKDHIQYQVYDVKQSLKKGANVLGVSLGDGWYKGRIGFSNQKQFYGDTRALLLQLEVEYTDGTTETIISDNSWKTDYGPILASNIYDGETFDARLEPQGWNNIGFKENTSWKPVQELAKGPEKLVGMSGPQVSKHEMFKALKIFKTPKGETVVDFGQNLVGWVMLKAKGAAGTKITISHAEVLTKEGNFYTTNLRSAKQQNNYILKGGTEQVFEPHFSFQGFRYVKIDGYPGELKLENLTAVAVYSDMKTSGKFTTSNPLLNQLQHNISWGQKGNFVDVPTDCPQRDERLGWTGDAQAFATTAAYNMDVSGFFTKWLKDVSADQLPNGSVPFVVPNVLNQNDAGSAGWADVATIIPWDMYVSYGDKGILETQYGSMKKWVDYISSVAKNNLWNTGFHFGDWLFYRPNDDNDGRAAVTDKYMIAQTFYAHSTQLLINAAKVLGKTEDVTRYNALLEQIKAAFIKENMTPNGKLISNTQTGYVLALQFDMMPENLRAQAAQRLVDNVKDYGNHLTTGFLGTPYLCHVLSRFGHEDVAYDLLLQESYPSWLYPVKMGATTIWERWDGIKQDGSFQTADMNSFNHYAYGAIGDWMYKNIAGINPVPAQPGYKTILIAPRPGGKLTSASAELETAYGIVKSSWTIADGVFKLDVTVPANATATVVLPKTDKKEEIGSGSYHFEYKY, from the coding sequence ATGAACAGGAATTCCCGTACCTCAGGCGCAATATCTACCCTTGCCTTATTGTTTTTATTTACAACGAATGTTTTAGCACAGAAAATCTCGGTAAAAGACTTAACCGTTGAGCATTTAGTAAATCCTTTTAGTATTGATAATTCAAAACCCCGTTTTAGCTGGAAAATCGTTTCGGATCTAAAAAATACCAAACAGCGCAACTACGAAATCAGACTGGGTACAACAGCAAATATTGATAAAGTTTTATGGAAGGCTGCGGTAAATAATGATCAATCTGTATTGACTGCCTACAATGGCCCCGGACTATCTTCAAAAACTAAATATTATTGGCAGGTTAGGGTAAAAGATAACCATGGAAATACATCTGCATGGTCGCCGGTTCAGTTTTTTCAAACAGGTTTAAAACCTGAAGACTGGAGTGCAAAGTGGATTTCGGTAGCAGGAAAAGATACTTCCCTGGCCAGTCCACTATTCAGAAAAGAATTTAACCTGAAAAAAGAAGTAAAATCTGCCATGGCTTACATTACCGCTAAGGGTTTGTATGAGGCCAATATTAATGGCGGACGGGTTAGCGATGCTTATTTTGCGCCAGGGTGGACAAGTTATAAAGATCATATTCAATATCAGGTTTACGATGTTAAGCAATCGCTAAAGAAAGGGGCGAATGTACTAGGCGTTTCACTGGGCGATGGCTGGTACAAGGGACGCATCGGGTTTAGTAATCAAAAACAATTTTATGGCGATACAAGGGCTTTATTGCTGCAACTGGAAGTGGAATACACTGATGGAACCACAGAAACCATTATAAGCGATAACAGCTGGAAAACAGATTATGGACCAATACTAGCTTCCAATATTTATGACGGAGAAACCTTTGATGCCCGTTTAGAGCCCCAAGGCTGGAATAATATTGGTTTTAAAGAAAACACTTCCTGGAAACCTGTGCAGGAACTCGCCAAGGGCCCGGAAAAACTGGTTGGAATGAGCGGACCGCAGGTAAGCAAACACGAAATGTTTAAAGCCTTAAAAATATTTAAGACCCCAAAAGGTGAAACCGTGGTTGATTTTGGACAGAACTTAGTGGGCTGGGTAATGTTGAAAGCAAAAGGTGCAGCAGGTACCAAAATTACCATTAGCCATGCTGAGGTATTAACCAAAGAAGGAAATTTTTATACCACCAATCTCCGGTCGGCCAAGCAACAGAACAATTATATTTTAAAAGGCGGAACCGAACAGGTATTCGAGCCTCATTTTTCTTTTCAGGGGTTTAGGTATGTCAAAATAGATGGATACCCCGGCGAACTGAAACTGGAAAACCTTACCGCTGTAGCTGTTTATTCGGATATGAAAACCAGCGGAAAATTCACGACTTCAAATCCTTTGCTAAACCAATTACAGCATAACATTTCATGGGGACAGAAAGGAAATTTTGTTGATGTGCCGACAGATTGTCCGCAAAGAGACGAACGTTTGGGCTGGACAGGCGATGCACAGGCATTTGCCACAACGGCTGCATATAACATGGATGTATCGGGCTTTTTTACCAAATGGCTAAAAGATGTTTCTGCAGATCAGCTTCCTAATGGCAGTGTTCCTTTTGTAGTGCCAAATGTGCTGAACCAAAATGACGCAGGTTCTGCGGGTTGGGCTGATGTTGCCACTATTATCCCTTGGGATATGTATGTTTCCTACGGAGATAAAGGCATATTGGAAACGCAGTATGGCAGTATGAAAAAGTGGGTTGATTATATTTCTTCAGTGGCTAAAAATAACCTTTGGAATACTGGTTTCCATTTCGGCGATTGGTTGTTTTACCGTCCTAATGATGATAATGATGGCCGTGCCGCGGTGACAGACAAGTACATGATTGCCCAAACATTTTATGCGCATTCTACACAGTTGCTTATAAACGCAGCAAAGGTATTGGGCAAAACAGAGGATGTAACCAGATACAATGCATTATTGGAACAGATTAAAGCGGCATTTATTAAAGAAAATATGACGCCGAATGGAAAGTTGATCTCTAATACCCAAACTGGATATGTATTGGCCTTACAGTTTGATATGATGCCTGAAAACTTACGTGCACAGGCTGCACAAAGATTGGTAGATAATGTAAAAGATTACGGCAACCACCTGACGACAGGTTTTTTGGGCACGCCATACCTTTGCCACGTATTAAGCCGCTTTGGACATGAAGATGTAGCTTACGATCTGTTATTGCAGGAAAGTTACCCTTCGTGGTTATATCCGGTTAAAATGGGGGCAACCACCATCTGGGAGCGTTGGGACGGCATTAAACAAGATGGTTCTTTCCAAACGGCTGATATGAATTCTTTTAACCATTACGCCTACGGCGCTATCGGCGATTGGATGTATAAAAATATTGCCGGCATTAATCCGGTACCAGCACAACCAGGTTACAAAACCATTTTAATTGCACCAAGGCCAGGAGGGAAATTAACCAGCGCGTCAGCAGAACTGGAAACGGCGTATGGTATTGTTAAATCATCATGGACAATTGCAGATGGTGTTTTTAAGCTCGATGTAACCGTTCCGGCCAATGCAACCGCTACCGTAGTATTGCCGAAAACCGATAAAAAAGAAGAAATAGGCTCAGGTAGCTATCATTTTGAATATAAATATTAA
- a CDS encoding threonine aldolase (product_source=KO:K01620; cath_funfam=3.40.640.10,3.90.1150.10; cog=COG2008; ko=KO:K01620; pfam=PF01212; superfamily=53383), whose amino-acid sequence MNNRFLDFRSDTVTKPSAGMLDAMMNAKVGDDVFGEDETVHALETKLASTFNMEAGLFCPSGTMTNQIAIKCFTQPMDEVICDQTAHVYRYEIGGIAYHSGASVRLLYGERGILTPELIEPEINEDNIHYPNSSLVVLENTVNKGGGSCYTMSQIAPIHHLCNIKGLKLHLDGARIFNALVATGDEAGEYGKYFDGISVCLSKGLGAPVGSVLLGSKQMIHKARKIRKAFGGGMRQAGFLAAAGIYALDHHVTRLKDDHAHAQALANALARAKYVKSVMPVETNIVIFEVEKGAAEKIVHQLKEKGLHCNTTSASTIRLVTHLDLSAEMIDQAIEIILHL is encoded by the coding sequence ATGAACAACAGATTTTTAGATTTCAGGAGTGATACGGTAACCAAACCTTCTGCCGGAATGTTAGATGCCATGATGAATGCAAAAGTGGGCGACGACGTTTTTGGTGAAGACGAAACGGTGCATGCATTGGAGACAAAATTGGCTTCGACCTTTAATATGGAAGCCGGATTATTTTGCCCGTCAGGAACGATGACCAACCAGATTGCGATCAAGTGTTTTACCCAACCTATGGATGAGGTGATCTGCGATCAGACCGCACATGTTTACCGCTACGAAATTGGAGGCATTGCCTATCACTCGGGCGCATCGGTAAGGTTGTTGTATGGCGAACGCGGAATTTTGACGCCAGAGCTGATTGAACCCGAAATCAATGAAGATAATATACATTATCCCAACTCAAGTTTGGTTGTTTTAGAAAATACAGTAAATAAAGGCGGAGGAAGCTGCTATACCATGTCACAGATTGCCCCGATCCATCACCTCTGTAACATAAAGGGATTAAAACTGCACTTAGACGGTGCGCGTATTTTTAATGCGCTTGTGGCTACAGGCGATGAGGCGGGCGAGTACGGGAAATATTTTGATGGGATTTCGGTCTGCCTATCTAAAGGACTTGGTGCACCAGTTGGCTCTGTGCTATTGGGCAGCAAGCAAATGATCCATAAAGCCCGGAAAATTAGAAAAGCTTTCGGTGGAGGCATGCGTCAGGCAGGTTTTTTGGCTGCTGCTGGCATTTATGCACTCGATCATCACGTAACACGCTTAAAAGATGATCATGCCCATGCGCAGGCTTTAGCAAATGCACTGGCCAGGGCAAAATATGTAAAATCGGTAATGCCTGTTGAGACCAATATTGTTATTTTTGAAGTAGAAAAGGGGGCAGCAGAAAAAATTGTGCACCAACTGAAAGAAAAAGGATTGCATTGCAACACCACCAGTGCAAGTACGATCCGTTTGGTTACACACCTTGATCTGAGTGCTGAAATGATCGATCAGGCTATCGAAATTATATTACATTTGTAG
- a CDS encoding 8-oxo-dGTP diphosphatase (product_source=KO:K03574; cath_funfam=1.10.10.10,3.90.79.10; cog=COG1051; ko=KO:K03574; pfam=PF00293,PF19368; superfamily=46785,55811), whose product MEQILPHLDSVFSIDCVLFGFDGKELKILLIERNEEPFKDWWALPGNIVGPDESLDQSASRILYELTGLRGIYMEQYYAFGDPHRHPQGRVITLAYYALIRLGGDKELRPISTYAKRANWLPITDLPKLAFDHQKIYDKGLEKIKRRIKHQPIAFELLPEKFTLTQLQHVYELVLGKKLDKRNFRKKIVSFGVLKELDEKQKGVSYRAATLYRFDKRKYAKLFGKEISF is encoded by the coding sequence TTGGAACAAATTTTACCTCATTTAGATTCTGTATTCTCGATAGATTGCGTTTTGTTTGGATTTGATGGTAAGGAATTAAAAATCCTACTGATCGAAAGGAATGAAGAACCGTTTAAAGATTGGTGGGCACTGCCCGGTAACATTGTTGGCCCTGATGAAAGTTTAGATCAATCAGCCTCCCGCATTTTGTACGAACTTACTGGTTTGCGCGGTATTTATATGGAGCAGTATTATGCTTTTGGCGATCCGCACCGGCACCCGCAAGGAAGGGTAATTACTTTGGCTTATTATGCTTTGATCCGTTTGGGCGGGGATAAAGAGCTACGCCCGATCAGTACTTATGCCAAACGGGCCAACTGGTTGCCGATTACCGATCTGCCTAAACTGGCTTTCGATCACCAGAAAATTTACGATAAAGGATTAGAAAAAATAAAACGCCGGATTAAACACCAGCCAATTGCTTTCGAACTATTGCCAGAGAAATTTACCTTAACACAATTGCAGCATGTTTATGAACTGGTTTTGGGTAAAAAACTTGATAAAAGGAACTTTAGAAAGAAGATTGTGAGTTTTGGTGTACTAAAAGAGCTTGATGAAAAACAAAAAGGTGTTTCTTATCGCGCAGCTACTTTGTACCGCTTTGATAAGCGTAAATATGCGAAGCTTTTTGGTAAGGAGATCTCGTTCTAG
- a CDS encoding N-acetylglucosamine kinase-like BadF-type ATPase (product_source=COG2971; cog=COG2971; superfamily=53067), translated as MIVIADGGSTKTNWCLINEAGRKIYFNTEGYNPYFSKGEYIVKSLNETLPDHLEREKLTAVYYYGAGCSTPANVKIVADAMQQIFTNATIFVGHDLLASSRALLGNEPGFAAILGTGTNSCLYDGSEITMNIDSLGYFLGDEGSGSYIGKRILSDYMKGYMPKGLREAFYDNYALTNEDIFDNIYNKPLPNRFCASFSKFLYDFKDNYEDYAFATIDYAFTAFFEALVIHYPNYKDHKLNCVGSVGYSFRDILSIVADRYEMGVGKIIRSPIDDLVHYHLELAPKA; from the coding sequence ATGATAGTAATTGCAGACGGCGGATCTACCAAAACAAATTGGTGTTTGATTAACGAGGCCGGCAGAAAAATTTACTTTAACACCGAAGGTTACAATCCATATTTTTCAAAAGGAGAGTACATTGTAAAGTCTTTGAATGAGACTCTTCCAGACCACTTGGAAAGAGAGAAATTAACAGCAGTTTATTACTACGGTGCCGGCTGTTCTACACCTGCAAATGTTAAGATTGTGGCCGATGCCATGCAACAGATCTTTACTAATGCAACCATTTTTGTAGGCCATGATTTACTTGCTTCATCTAGAGCACTCCTTGGAAACGAGCCGGGATTTGCTGCTATTTTAGGCACAGGAACAAATTCTTGCCTTTATGATGGATCTGAAATTACCATGAACATCGATTCATTGGGGTATTTCCTGGGTGATGAAGGTAGCGGTTCGTACATCGGTAAACGCATTTTAAGCGATTACATGAAAGGTTACATGCCGAAAGGGCTACGTGAAGCTTTTTACGACAACTACGCTTTAACCAATGAAGATATTTTCGATAATATTTATAATAAGCCCCTGCCAAACCGTTTCTGCGCAAGCTTTAGTAAATTCTTATACGATTTTAAAGATAACTACGAAGATTATGCTTTTGCTACCATTGACTATGCTTTTACTGCATTTTTCGAAGCATTGGTAATCCACTACCCCAACTACAAAGACCACAAATTGAACTGTGTAGGTTCTGTAGGTTATAGTTTCCGTGATATTTTAAGTATTGTAGCCGACCGTTATGAAATGGGCGTGGGCAAAATCATCCGCTCACCTATAGATGATCTGGTACATTATCACCTGGAGTTAGCGCCGAAGGCTTAG
- a CDS encoding acetyl-CoA carboxylase biotin carboxylase subunit (product_source=KO:K01961; cath_funfam=3.30.470.20; cog=COG4770; ko=KO:K01961; pfam=PF00289,PF02785,PF02786; smart=SM00878; superfamily=52440,56059; tigrfam=TIGR00514): MKSSQMPNISKPITPISKLLIANRGEIALRIMRSAKEMGIKTVAVFSEADRNALHVRYADEAVCIGPAPSNQSYLVGEKIIEACKLTGAEAIHPGYGFLSENAGFAQKVADAGLILVGPSPEAMETMGNKLSAKAAALKYNIPMVPGTEEAIQDVNEAKQRAIEVGFPILIKAAAGGGGKGMRIVERAEDFEEQMQLAVSEATSAFGDGAVFIERYVTSPRHIEIQVLGDAYGNIVHLFERECSVQRRHQKVVEEAPSSVLTEEIRQQMGKCAVDVARSVNYTGAGTVEFILDENLDFFFLEMNTRLQVEHPVTELITGIDLVKEQLKIASGEKLSFGQEDLKISGHAIELRVYAEDPANNFLPDIGTLQTYNTPKGNGVRVDDGFEQGMEIPIYYDPMIAKLITYGKDREEAIERMVRAIEEYDITGIETTLGFGKFVMQHVAFKTGNFDTHFVGKYFKPESLKVQDETEALIAAVIAAKLFDKKEVKLGGATVKNSSDWRKNRLKY, encoded by the coding sequence ATGAAGTCTAGTCAAATGCCTAACATCTCCAAACCCATAACGCCAATCTCCAAACTTTTAATCGCTAACCGTGGCGAAATCGCTTTGCGCATTATGCGCTCTGCGAAAGAAATGGGCATTAAAACAGTTGCTGTTTTTTCTGAAGCAGACCGTAATGCGCTGCATGTACGTTATGCCGATGAGGCGGTTTGTATCGGGCCGGCTCCATCCAACCAAAGTTACCTGGTAGGAGAGAAGATTATCGAAGCCTGTAAATTAACTGGTGCTGAAGCCATTCATCCAGGCTATGGTTTTTTATCTGAAAATGCTGGTTTTGCACAAAAAGTTGCAGATGCCGGGTTGATTTTGGTCGGTCCTTCGCCAGAAGCCATGGAAACGATGGGCAATAAACTCTCAGCAAAGGCAGCCGCTTTAAAGTATAACATCCCGATGGTGCCGGGAACGGAAGAAGCCATTCAGGATGTAAACGAAGCAAAACAACGCGCTATCGAAGTTGGCTTTCCGATTTTGATCAAAGCAGCTGCAGGTGGCGGAGGTAAGGGTATGCGTATTGTAGAGCGGGCTGAAGATTTTGAAGAACAGATGCAGCTTGCAGTAAGCGAGGCTACTTCGGCATTTGGCGATGGAGCCGTTTTTATTGAACGATATGTTACTTCACCAAGGCATATCGAAATACAGGTTTTGGGCGATGCCTATGGCAATATTGTTCATCTTTTTGAACGGGAATGCTCTGTGCAGCGTCGTCACCAGAAAGTGGTAGAAGAAGCACCTTCATCGGTTTTAACCGAAGAAATCAGGCAGCAAATGGGTAAGTGCGCAGTAGATGTAGCCCGTTCAGTTAATTATACCGGCGCAGGTACCGTTGAGTTTATTTTGGATGAGAACCTCGATTTCTTTTTCCTGGAAATGAATACCCGTTTACAGGTAGAACATCCGGTAACCGAATTAATTACAGGTATAGATCTGGTAAAAGAACAGCTAAAAATTGCCTCTGGCGAAAAGCTGAGCTTTGGCCAGGAGGATTTGAAAATCAGTGGGCATGCTATAGAACTACGCGTTTATGCAGAAGACCCCGCAAATAATTTCCTGCCTGACATTGGCACTTTGCAGACTTACAACACACCCAAGGGCAATGGGGTAAGGGTTGATGATGGTTTTGAGCAGGGCATGGAAATCCCGATTTATTACGATCCGATGATTGCCAAACTGATCACTTATGGGAAAGATAGGGAAGAAGCGATTGAACGAATGGTGAGGGCAATTGAAGAATATGATATTACAGGGATAGAAACTACTTTGGGTTTTGGTAAATTTGTCATGCAGCACGTGGCTTTTAAAACGGGTAATTTCGATACGCATTTTGTAGGTAAATACTTTAAGCCAGAAAGCTTAAAGGTACAGGATGAAACAGAAGCCTTAATTGCTGCGGTAATTGCTGCGAAACTGTTTGATAAAAAGGAGGTGAAGTTGGGCGGTGCAACAGTTAAAAATAGCTCCGATTGGAGAAAAAATAGATTGAAATATTAA
- a CDS encoding riboflavin synthase (product_source=KO:K00793; cath_funfam=2.40.30.20; cog=COG0307; ko=KO:K00793; pfam=PF00677; superfamily=63380; tigrfam=TIGR00187), translated as MFTGIIETLGEVTAIKNDHTNIHFTIASSISHELKIDQSVAHNGVCLTVVALNDGTHTVTAIDETLNKTNLDGLKVGSKVNLERCMQMNARLDGHIVQGHVDQTAVCVKREALDGSWEYRFKYDASAGNVTVEKGSACVNGISLTVVNSEPDEFSVFIIPYTFEHTNLQEVEVGDTVNLEFDIIGKYVARLMNR; from the coding sequence ATGTTCACAGGAATTATAGAAACACTTGGCGAAGTTACTGCCATTAAAAACGACCATACCAATATCCACTTCACCATAGCTTCTTCAATTAGCCATGAGCTGAAAATCGACCAGAGTGTAGCCCATAATGGTGTATGCTTGACTGTAGTGGCGCTGAATGATGGAACACATACCGTTACCGCTATAGATGAAACGCTAAACAAAACCAATCTCGATGGTTTAAAAGTAGGCAGTAAAGTTAACCTTGAGCGCTGCATGCAGATGAATGCCCGTTTAGATGGTCATATTGTGCAGGGCCATGTAGACCAGACTGCTGTTTGCGTGAAACGTGAAGCACTGGATGGTAGCTGGGAGTACCGCTTTAAATATGATGCTTCGGCCGGAAATGTAACCGTAGAAAAAGGTTCTGCCTGTGTAAACGGTATCAGCTTAACTGTTGTAAATTCTGAGCCAGACGAGTTTTCGGTATTTATCATCCCCTATACTTTCGAACATACCAATTTACAGGAAGTTGAAGTTGGTGATACGGTAAATTTAGAATTCGATATTATTGGCAAATATGTTGCCCGGTTAATGAATCGATAA